A region of Caballeronia insecticola DNA encodes the following proteins:
- the kdpC gene encoding potassium-transporting ATPase subunit KdpC, translated as MKNVLRPALVLFVALTVVTGLIYPAVVTAIGQAAFHHQANGSLTERNGKVIGSDIIGQQFDAPQYFWGRLSATTPNPYNAGSSSGSNLGPTNPALADEVKGRIDALHAADPANQMAIPVDLVTSSGSGLDPEISPAAAAYQVARVAKARGMTVEQVQALVGQATMGRQFGVLGEPRVNVLRLNLALDAAKG; from the coding sequence ATGAAAAACGTTCTTCGCCCGGCACTCGTGCTGTTCGTCGCGCTGACGGTGGTGACCGGCCTGATCTATCCCGCGGTCGTGACCGCCATCGGTCAGGCGGCGTTTCATCATCAGGCCAATGGCAGTTTGACCGAACGCAACGGGAAGGTGATCGGCTCGGACATCATCGGCCAGCAGTTCGACGCGCCCCAGTATTTCTGGGGCCGTCTCTCGGCCACGACGCCGAATCCGTACAACGCGGGCAGTTCCAGCGGCTCGAATCTCGGGCCGACGAACCCCGCGCTTGCGGATGAAGTGAAGGGGCGCATCGACGCGCTGCATGCAGCCGACCCGGCCAATCAGATGGCGATTCCCGTCGATCTCGTGACATCATCGGGCAGCGGGCTCGATCCCGAGATCAGCCCGGCGGCGGCCGCGTATCAGGTCGCGCGCGTCGCGAAGGCGCGCGGCATGACGGTTGAGCAGGTGCAGGCGCTCGTCGGGCAGGCGACCATGGGACGCCAGTTCGGCGTGCTCGGCGAACCGCGCGTCAATGTGCTGAGGCTCAACCTCGCGCTGGATGCGGCCAAGGGCTAA
- the kdpB gene encoding potassium-transporting ATPase subunit KdpB gives MFDPTLLKPAIVDSFRKLAPRTQLRNPVMFCVYVGSILTTVLWIAALAGQAEAPAGFILAIALWLWFTVLFANFAEALAEGRSKAQAASLRQAKHNVMAKKLNEPHPKSPIRITTSTDLVKGDVVLVETGDVIPADGEVIEGVASVDESAITGESAPVIRESGGDFSSVTGGTRVLSDWIVVRVSVNPGEAFLDRMIAMVEGAKRQKTPNEIALTILLVALTLVLLFATATLLPFSMFSVEAAKQGHVVTITALVALLVCLIPTTIGGLLSAIGVAGMSRMMQANVIATSGRAVEAAGDVDVLLLDKTGTITLGNRQASAFTAAPGVQERDLADAAQLASLADETPEGRSIVVLAKQRFNIRERDMASLHATFLAFSAQTRMSGVDLPGREIRKGSADALKRYIEERGGRFPQEVQTAVDDVARRGSTPLVVAETSHGTTRALGVIELKDIVKGGIKERFAELRKMGIKTVMVTGDNRLTAAAIAAEAGVDDFLAEATPEAKLATIRSHQSEGRLVAMTGDGTNDAPALAQADVAVAMNTGTQAAKEAGNMVDLDSNPTKLIEIVEIGKQMLMTRGSLTTFSIANDVAKYFAIIPAAFATTYPQLRVLDVMHLASPSSAILSAVIFNALIIVFLIPLALKGVKYRALGAASLLRRNLLIYGLGGLLLPFPFIKLIDMVITALGWS, from the coding sequence ATGTTCGATCCGACGCTGCTCAAACCCGCAATCGTCGATTCGTTCAGGAAGCTCGCGCCGCGCACGCAGTTGCGCAATCCCGTCATGTTCTGCGTATACGTCGGCAGTATTTTGACGACGGTGCTGTGGATCGCGGCGCTCGCCGGTCAAGCGGAAGCGCCTGCGGGCTTCATCCTCGCAATCGCGCTGTGGCTGTGGTTCACCGTGCTCTTCGCGAACTTCGCGGAAGCGCTCGCCGAAGGGCGCTCGAAGGCGCAGGCCGCGTCGTTGCGCCAAGCCAAGCACAACGTGATGGCGAAGAAGCTCAACGAGCCGCATCCGAAGTCGCCGATCCGCATCACGACATCGACCGATCTCGTGAAGGGCGACGTCGTGCTGGTCGAAACAGGCGACGTGATTCCCGCCGACGGCGAAGTGATCGAAGGCGTGGCATCCGTCGACGAATCGGCGATCACGGGCGAATCCGCGCCGGTGATCCGCGAGTCGGGCGGCGATTTTTCGTCGGTGACGGGCGGCACGCGCGTGCTCTCGGACTGGATCGTGGTGCGCGTCTCGGTCAATCCGGGCGAGGCGTTTCTCGACCGCATGATCGCGATGGTCGAAGGCGCGAAGCGTCAGAAGACGCCCAACGAGATCGCGCTCACGATCCTGCTCGTCGCGCTCACGCTCGTGCTGCTGTTCGCGACCGCCACGCTGCTGCCGTTCTCGATGTTCTCCGTCGAAGCGGCGAAGCAGGGCCACGTCGTGACGATCACCGCGCTCGTCGCGCTGCTCGTGTGCCTGATTCCGACGACTATCGGCGGGCTTCTGTCCGCCATCGGTGTGGCGGGCATGAGCCGCATGATGCAGGCGAACGTGATCGCGACATCGGGCCGCGCGGTCGAAGCAGCCGGCGACGTCGACGTTCTCTTGCTCGACAAGACCGGCACCATCACGCTCGGCAATCGTCAGGCGTCGGCATTCACCGCGGCGCCCGGCGTGCAGGAGCGCGATCTCGCCGACGCCGCGCAACTCGCCTCGCTCGCCGATGAAACGCCGGAAGGCCGCAGCATCGTCGTGCTGGCCAAGCAGCGCTTCAATATCCGAGAGCGCGACATGGCCTCGCTGCACGCGACCTTCCTCGCGTTCAGCGCGCAGACGCGCATGAGCGGCGTGGATCTGCCGGGGCGCGAAATTCGCAAGGGCTCGGCGGATGCACTGAAGCGCTATATCGAAGAACGCGGCGGTCGCTTTCCGCAGGAAGTGCAGACCGCAGTCGATGACGTCGCGCGCCGGGGCAGCACGCCGCTCGTCGTCGCGGAAACAAGCCATGGGACGACGCGCGCGCTGGGCGTGATCGAGTTGAAGGACATCGTGAAGGGCGGCATCAAGGAACGCTTCGCCGAGTTGCGCAAGATGGGCATCAAAACGGTGATGGTCACCGGCGACAACCGCCTGACCGCGGCGGCGATTGCGGCGGAAGCGGGCGTCGACGATTTCCTCGCCGAAGCGACACCCGAGGCGAAGCTCGCGACGATCCGCTCGCATCAGTCGGAAGGGCGTCTGGTCGCGATGACCGGCGACGGCACCAACGACGCACCCGCGCTCGCGCAGGCCGACGTCGCCGTGGCGATGAACACCGGCACGCAGGCCGCGAAGGAAGCGGGCAACATGGTCGATCTGGATTCGAATCCGACCAAGCTGATCGAGATTGTCGAGATCGGCAAGCAGATGCTGATGACGCGCGGCTCGCTGACGACGTTTTCCATCGCCAACGACGTCGCCAAGTATTTCGCGATCATCCCGGCTGCGTTCGCGACGACCTATCCGCAGCTTCGCGTGCTGGACGTGATGCATCTCGCGTCGCCGTCGTCGGCCATTTTGTCGGCGGTGATTTTCAACGCGCTGATCATCGTGTTTCTGATTCCGCTCGCGTTGAAGGGCGTGAAGTATCGCGCGCTGGGCGCCGCGTCGCTGCTGCGACGTAATCTGCTGATCTACGGCCTGGGCGGCCTCCTGTTGCCGTTCCCGTTCATCAAGCTCATCGATATGGTCATCACCGCGCTCGGCTGGAGTTGA